ACCGTCCAGACCTTGCCGTCGCCGGCACGCCCTGTGTTGGAGCTGGCGATGATGACATCCAGGATGTCGTCCGCCTGTTCGTCCGTGGCCAGGACCTCAACGCGGATCTTGGGAAGCAGGTCCACGTTGTACTCAGCCCCGCGGTACACCTCGGTGTAACCGCGCTGCCTGCCGTATCCGCTGGCTGCGCTGACCGTGAGGCCCTGCACACCGTAGGATTCGAGCCCCTCCCGGATGGAGTCGAGCTTTTCCGGCCGGACGATTGCTGTGATCAGTTTCATGCCCCCACACTTTCCTTACCTGTTGCTGCGTCAGTCTTCTTGCCGTTTTCGGTTACCGGAGCGGACTCCTCGGCCTGCTTGCCGGTGATCAGTTCATGCAGCGGCTGGAAGCTTCCGCCGTGGCCGCCGACGCCGAACTCGTAGGCAGTTTCTGCGTGCAGGCTGAGGTCCACACCCACCACCTCCTGCTCCTGGGAGACGCGGAAGCCCATGGTCTTGTGGATGGCCAGTGCGATCACGGTCGTCAGGATGGCCGAGTAGGCGATAGCGATGCCTGCTGCTGCGAGCTGTGCCCACAGCTGGGTCAGGCCGCCGCCGTAGAACAGGCCGCCGCCGACGCCCTCAACCGGGAGGGCGATGAAGCCCAGGGCGACAGTGCCGATGATGCCCGACACGAGGTGGACGCCAACGACGTCCAGCGAGTCGTCGAAGCCCCAGCGGAACTTGAGGCCGACTGCCAGGGCGGAGGCCACACCGGCGACGACACCGAGGCCAAGTGCACCGATCGGGCTGACGTTGGCGCAGGCCGGGGTGATGGCGACCAGGCCGGCAACAACACCGGAAGCTGCACCCAGTGAGGTGGGGTGGCCGTCGCGGATGCGTTCGGTGATGAGCCAGCCGAGCATGGCAGCTGCAGGTGCGGCAAGGGTGTTGACCCAGATGAGGCCGCCCTGCTCCGCAGTGGTTGCCGCGCCGCCGTTGAAGCCGAACCAGCCGAACCACAGGATGGCCGCGCCGAGCATCACGAACGGGATGTTGTGGGGGCGGTGGTTCGGGTCCTTGCCGAAGCCCTTGCGGTTGCCGATGATCAGGACAAGGATCAGGGCTGCAACGCCGGCGTTGATGTGGACCACAGTGCCGCCGGCGAAGTCGATTGCCGGACCGAGAGCCTGGCCCACTGCGCCTTCGGGCCCGAAGAGGCCGCCGCCCCAGACCATGTAGGCGATCGGGCAGTAAACCAGCGTGACCCAGACGGGGACGAACACGGTCCATGCGCCGAACTTTGCGCGGTCCGCGATGGCGCCGCTGATCAGTGCCACCGTGATGATTGCGAACGTTGCTGCGTAGCCGACCTTGATAAGTCCGTCCGGAGTGGTGATGCCTTCAAGTCCGAACGTCGCGAACGGGTTGCCGACGATCTGCATGAAGCCCTCGCCGGAGCTCATCGATGCGCCCCAGAGCACCCACACCACGCCCACCATGCCGATGGAGATGAAGCTCATCATCATCATGTTCAGCGCGGCCTTCGCACGTGTCATGCCGCCGTAGAAAAATGCCAGCCCTGGTGTCATGAACAGCACAAGTGCCGCCGCAACCATGAGCCATACGTGACCTGCGGTAAGTTCCATGGTGCACGTCCTCCCTTGCCTAGATGCTTAGTTGATCCTGCGGACTGGTCCGCTTGCCCAACGCCTTTTGCGTTCTTAGACGATTTTTGCCGGGCAGTGTTTCGCCGGCGGAGGAATTAGATGTCCGGGTTGTTACAACAACCTCCCGGAAGTAAATGGTGCATATCCTGCTTGTTACGGATATGTTTCACCAGTCCCAAACCGCACATCCCAGCACCCTGCAAGGACAACGGCACCATGACCGATCGATTCCACTCCGGTAAGGCCCTGCCCCGCCGGAATGGTGGCCAAACCGACCATCCCGACGCTGCGGTGCAGCCTCCTTCCCCGCGGCTCCCCCGCGACATTAAAGTGATGCTGGCCGCTGCGTTCCTGATCGCGCTGGGTTTCGGGCTCGTGGCGCCGGTATTGCCCCAGTTCGCGACCACGTTCGACGTCGGGGCAACGGCCGCCGCCGTGATCGTGAGTATTTTTGCCTTCATGCGGCTGCTGTTCGCGCCCGCCGGCGGCGCGCTGATCGTAAGGCTGGGCGAACGGCCGGTCTATGTGGCCGGCCTCTTGATCGTGGCAGCCTCAACGGCGGCCTGCGCCTTCGCCCAGGATTATTGGCAACTGCTCATTTTCCGGGGCCTGGGCGGCGCAGGCTCGGTGATGTTTACGGTTGCTTCCATGGCGCTGGTGGTCCGGCTGGCGCCGCCGGAGAGCCGCGGCCGGGTCTCGGGCGCCTACGCGTCCGCATTCCTCATCGGCAACGTCTGCGGCCCTATCGTCGGCGGAATGCTTGCCGGTTTTGGCCTCCGCATCCCGTTCCTGGCGTATGCCGCTGCTCTGGTCCTGGCCGCGCTGGTGGTCCAGACGCAACTCAGCCACGTGCCCGGCAAATCGCGGAAGGATGGCAGCCTGGAGCCGGCGATGAGGCTCGGCGAGGCGTTGCATGACAGCGCCTACCGTGCGGGGCTGTTCTCCAGCTTCGCCAACGGCTGGGCAACCTTCGGTGTCCGTATGGCCACGGTGCCGCTTTTCGCCGTGGCTGCGCTGAATGCCGGACCGGCTGCGGCGGGTTGGGCGCTGGCGGTCTTTGCCGGCGGCAATGCGGCAGCCCTGACGGTCTCGGGGAAACTTGCCGACAGCCTCGGCCGCAAGCCTTTGATGATCTCCGGGCTGGTGCTCACCGGTGTGGCCACCGCAGGCATCGGTCTGACCCACGACATGCTTTGGTTCCTGGCGGCCTCCGCCGTCGCCGGAATAGGTTCCGGCCTGCTGGGTCCGGCCCAGCAGGCCGCCATTGCCGATGTGATCGGCAACGGACGCTCCGGCGGCCGTGTGCTGGCGGTCTTCCAGATGATGTCCGACGCCGGCGCCATCATCGGCCCGGTCCTTGCCGGCCTCCTGGCGGACCGGCTCGGGTACGGGTGGGCGTTCGGCGTGACCGGCGGGGTGCTCATCGTGGCCGCGGCCGGCTGGCTACTCGCGCGGGAGACCCTCAAACGGCCTGCCTAGCTCAGTAGCCTGCCCGGTCCAGTAGCCAGCCGGGTTGGGTATTGCTCAGTTCAGCAGGGCGTCCACGAAGCTCTCGGCATCGAACGGGGCCAGGTCATCCGCGCCTTCGCCCAGCCCGATCAGCTTGACCGGAACCCCGAGGGTCTTCTGGATTGCCACCACGATGCCGCCCTTCGCGGTGCCGTCCAGCTTGGTGAGCACAATGCCGGTGATGTTGACTACTTCGGAAAACACGCGCGCCTGGTTCAGGCCGTTCTGTCCGGTGGTGGCATCCAGCACCAGCAGGACTTCATCCACCTCGGCCAGCTTTTCGATGACACGCTTGACCTTGCCAAGCTCGTCCATCAGGCCCACTTTGTTCTGGAGCCGGCCAGCGGTGTCGATCATCACTACGTCGACCTCCTGGTCGATGCCCGACTTGACCGCTTCATAGGCGACGGAGGCAGGATCGGCGCCGTCGACGTCGGACTTCACCGTGGGGACGCCGACGCGCTGGCCCCACGTGGCGAGCTGCTCCGCGGCGGCCGCACGGAAAGTGTCCGCCGCGCCCAGCAGAACGTCCTTGTCTTCGGCCACGAGGACGCGTGCGAGCTTGCCCACCGTGGTGGTCTTACCGACTCCGTTGACGCCCACCACCATCATGACAGCGGGCTTGTCGGCGTGGCGATCAGTGCGGAGGCTGCGGTCCATGGTCGGGTCCACGAGCTTGATGAGTTCTTCGCGAAGCAGGGCTTTGACCTGTTCGGGGGTCCGCGTGCCCAGCACCTTGACGCGCTCCCGGAGGGCGTCAACCAACTGCATGGTCGGCTCGGTGCCAAGATCCGCGAGAAGGAGGGTTTCCTCGACCTCGTCCCAGACGTCCTCATCGATCTTGTCGCTGGACAGGAGCGCCAGCAGGCCCTTGCCGAGGATGTTGTTGGACCTGACAAGGCGTTCCCTCAGCCTTGTCAGCCGTCCCGCAACGGGCAACGGCGTCTCTACTGCAATGGTTTCAAGCCCCGCC
Above is a window of Arthrobacter sp. FB24 DNA encoding:
- a CDS encoding P-II family nitrogen regulator, translated to MKLITAIVRPEKLDSIREGLESYGVQGLTVSAASGYGRQRGYTEVYRGAEYNVDLLPKIRVEVLATDEQADDILDVIIASSNTGRAGDGKVWTVDVFEAVRVRTGERGSAAI
- the ftsY gene encoding signal recognition particle-docking protein FtsY, whose amino-acid sequence is MNDILPIILAILAALVVIGGLIPVLLKTRRNITKYPGTRDANDPVEPLRGGGGTLVEDRPAVTPERKAPGGVDLEGLETAEVPDDAAGLETIAVETPLPVAGRLTRLRERLVRSNNILGKGLLALLSSDKIDEDVWDEVEETLLLADLGTEPTMQLVDALRERVKVLGTRTPEQVKALLREELIKLVDPTMDRSLRTDRHADKPAVMMVVGVNGVGKTTTVGKLARVLVAEDKDVLLGAADTFRAAAAEQLATWGQRVGVPTVKSDVDGADPASVAYEAVKSGIDQEVDVVMIDTAGRLQNKVGLMDELGKVKRVIEKLAEVDEVLLVLDATTGQNGLNQARVFSEVVNITGIVLTKLDGTAKGGIVVAIQKTLGVPVKLIGLGEGADDLAPFDAESFVDALLN
- a CDS encoding MFS transporter; translated protein: MLAAAFLIALGFGLVAPVLPQFATTFDVGATAAAVIVSIFAFMRLLFAPAGGALIVRLGERPVYVAGLLIVAASTAACAFAQDYWQLLIFRGLGGAGSVMFTVASMALVVRLAPPESRGRVSGAYASAFLIGNVCGPIVGGMLAGFGLRIPFLAYAAALVLAALVVQTQLSHVPGKSRKDGSLEPAMRLGEALHDSAYRAGLFSSFANGWATFGVRMATVPLFAVAALNAGPAAAGWALAVFAGGNAAALTVSGKLADSLGRKPLMISGLVLTGVATAGIGLTHDMLWFLAASAVAGIGSGLLGPAQQAAIADVIGNGRSGGRVLAVFQMMSDAGAIIGPVLAGLLADRLGYGWAFGVTGGVLIVAAAGWLLARETLKRPA
- a CDS encoding ammonium transporter — translated: MELTAGHVWLMVAAALVLFMTPGLAFFYGGMTRAKAALNMMMMSFISIGMVGVVWVLWGASMSSGEGFMQIVGNPFATFGLEGITTPDGLIKVGYAATFAIITVALISGAIADRAKFGAWTVFVPVWVTLVYCPIAYMVWGGGLFGPEGAVGQALGPAIDFAGGTVVHINAGVAALILVLIIGNRKGFGKDPNHRPHNIPFVMLGAAILWFGWFGFNGGAATTAEQGGLIWVNTLAAPAAAMLGWLITERIRDGHPTSLGAASGVVAGLVAITPACANVSPIGALGLGVVAGVASALAVGLKFRWGFDDSLDVVGVHLVSGIIGTVALGFIALPVEGVGGGLFYGGGLTQLWAQLAAAGIAIAYSAILTTVIALAIHKTMGFRVSQEQEVVGVDLSLHAETAYEFGVGGHGGSFQPLHELITGKQAEESAPVTENGKKTDAATGKESVGA